A genome region from Myroides fluvii includes the following:
- a CDS encoding T9SS type B sorting domain-containing protein: MNNIKVCFYSLLFSLFLFGQQIVIGKEKDPHPTSSNSLRPLTIPTFTTDRTPKSLPYSEDFEGDIDFGYSNTTVNKWTVGNAINNGGNKSMYISNDNGISNIYDLSGTQVTHAYQDLIIPAGTTNLAIYFDWRCLGEGYSIRRYDFFRVWAVPADFTPVGGSQITATTNRIRLGQSEYNNSASFTHAYITMENAAIFAGQNMRLVFEWSQDSRNGNNPPAAIDNLEVSILECAAPRDLSITATGESSLTVSWTPATSQSTYEIFYSTTNTRPGTNSTGSVQTTNIPYTIEGLQPNTVYYIWIRTRCSNTNKSTWIPILGQTDQAPATTPFQEGFEGDNNWTIISNAVNKWTIGTAIHNGGTQSLYVSKDEGQTHSYDILQPAVTHAYRDIVIPQTAIEGTFKFDWLATGERIQDYFKVWIVPHSYNPRLGQQIIPGSNRLQLGDTYALQNSFITQQTQIDLLPYAGTTIRIVFEWRNNASRGTQPPAAIDNIQLSISSCLRVTGVNACVAADRINYGWDSQQGINQWEVALETTNLPEPNADNIILVDQPNYSFTGLTVDTTYYFYVRNVCDADNKSAWKKLISTTNSINILDAAPFCAGSEGIIFPNTNTNSGVEEFPYGENFEIACLNSVPYPIWYFLKIDQPGDLVFDIIQSESFDANGNPTGRGIDVDFVAFGPYDNLEQACIESKLEPCPLNVNCENNTNNPTFYPYGNITDCSYSRNSTETFTIRNAQQGQIYAVLITNFRGIPGFIKLVQKNIGEENAGSTDCDFLCELDLGEDQYLCPGTNSYEITAVISTVGSTEEIEYTWFKDNQLLDPTVFNTNKLIVSETGRYRVKVTKDVCEENPEDEVFIQFYEEIELNLPKQIFLCDLEEVGYALFDINSVIEQALIEHPESETLKVKYYHSLEDLEAKTNAFEPGESYKSSGNETVFIAIYRTNNESCSTYYTLDLKIRENSKPTVDFSYDAPVCINNYNDLPITADPNFTSGGTFSYQVIHSTDHNKAGELVLNENTGTIDVAFSSPGTYEVTYLYKTPEGFCGSDSSHTTTLTIFDRLAIDFTGSCSNESYQLKAIDVLNTIEEKTTLYNWTGPNGFTADTKEITVSSEGEYTLYIKTKDGCYEEETIRIQQGEINCLIPKGISPNGDQVNDSFDLSNYEVMSLKIFNRYGSEVYSHGLGYKKQWTGQNKSGNQLPSGTYYYVIEIAQQTLTGWVQVNY; this comes from the coding sequence ATGAACAACATCAAAGTATGTTTTTATTCTCTATTATTTTCTTTGTTTCTTTTTGGACAACAGATTGTTATAGGGAAGGAAAAAGATCCGCATCCAACTTCGTCTAATTCTTTAAGACCATTAACCATCCCCACATTCACTACCGACAGAACACCAAAATCTTTACCCTATTCTGAGGATTTTGAAGGTGATATTGATTTTGGCTATTCAAATACGACAGTAAATAAATGGACTGTAGGAAATGCTATAAACAATGGAGGGAATAAGTCAATGTATATCAGTAATGACAATGGAATTAGCAATATATATGACCTCTCGGGTACTCAAGTCACTCATGCCTATCAAGACCTTATTATTCCAGCAGGTACAACTAATTTAGCGATTTACTTTGACTGGAGATGTTTAGGTGAAGGTTATTCTATCCGCAGATACGATTTTTTTAGAGTTTGGGCAGTTCCAGCTGACTTTACTCCAGTAGGTGGAAGTCAAATTACTGCTACTACCAATAGAATTCGACTGGGTCAAAGCGAATATAATAATAGCGCTAGCTTTACGCATGCCTATATTACCATGGAAAATGCTGCTATTTTTGCGGGTCAAAATATGCGTTTAGTATTTGAATGGAGTCAAGATAGTCGCAATGGAAACAACCCTCCTGCAGCAATAGACAATCTTGAGGTTTCTATTCTTGAATGTGCTGCACCTCGTGATTTAAGTATTACCGCTACGGGAGAATCTAGTCTAACTGTTAGTTGGACACCGGCTACCAGTCAATCTACATATGAAATCTTTTATAGCACAACAAATACACGTCCTGGTACTAACAGTACAGGTAGTGTACAAACAACAAACATTCCATATACAATCGAAGGGTTACAACCGAATACCGTTTACTATATTTGGATACGAACGCGTTGTAGTAATACAAATAAAAGTACGTGGATTCCTATTTTAGGACAAACAGATCAAGCCCCTGCAACGACACCTTTTCAGGAGGGTTTTGAAGGAGATAATAATTGGACCATTATCAGCAATGCGGTGAACAAATGGACCATCGGTACTGCCATCCACAATGGTGGAACCCAGTCTTTGTATGTTTCAAAAGATGAAGGACAAACGCACAGCTATGATATTCTTCAACCTGCTGTAACACATGCCTATCGCGATATTGTAATCCCTCAAACTGCCATTGAAGGTACCTTTAAATTCGATTGGCTTGCCACTGGAGAAAGAATTCAAGATTACTTTAAAGTCTGGATTGTACCACATAGCTATAATCCTCGATTAGGTCAGCAAATAATACCAGGTTCAAATCGTTTACAACTAGGCGATACTTACGCTCTACAAAATTCATTTATAACCCAACAAACGCAAATTGACTTACTCCCTTACGCAGGTACAACCATTCGAATTGTCTTTGAATGGAGGAATAATGCTAGTAGAGGAACTCAACCTCCTGCTGCCATCGATAACATCCAATTGAGTATTTCAAGCTGTCTAAGGGTTACAGGGGTAAACGCTTGCGTTGCTGCAGACCGCATTAACTATGGCTGGGATTCTCAACAAGGGATAAACCAATGGGAAGTTGCCCTAGAAACGACCAACCTTCCTGAACCCAATGCTGATAACATCATTCTCGTAGATCAACCTAACTATTCTTTTACAGGACTTACTGTAGACACTACTTACTATTTCTATGTACGAAACGTTTGTGATGCCGACAATAAAAGTGCTTGGAAAAAATTAATTAGCACAACAAACAGTATCAATATTCTTGACGCAGCTCCATTCTGTGCTGGCAGTGAAGGTATAATTTTCCCGAACACCAATACCAACAGCGGTGTGGAAGAATTTCCTTATGGTGAAAATTTTGAAATTGCTTGTTTAAACTCCGTTCCATACCCAATTTGGTATTTCTTAAAAATAGACCAACCTGGTGATCTCGTCTTTGATATTATACAAAGTGAATCTTTTGATGCGAATGGCAATCCAACGGGCAGAGGAATAGATGTAGATTTTGTAGCCTTTGGTCCTTACGACAACCTAGAACAAGCGTGTATAGAATCAAAATTAGAGCCTTGTCCATTAAATGTAAACTGTGAAAATAACACAAACAACCCTACTTTTTACCCGTATGGCAACATCACCGATTGTAGTTATTCTAGAAATAGCACGGAAACTTTCACCATACGCAACGCGCAGCAAGGGCAAATTTACGCGGTTCTCATTACTAATTTCCGCGGAATCCCAGGCTTTATCAAATTAGTTCAAAAAAACATTGGAGAAGAAAATGCAGGTTCAACCGATTGTGATTTTTTATGTGAACTAGACTTAGGAGAAGATCAATATTTGTGTCCTGGAACCAATTCATACGAAATTACAGCTGTAATTTCTACTGTTGGGTCTACAGAAGAAATAGAATACACTTGGTTTAAAGACAATCAACTGTTAGACCCCACCGTGTTTAATACCAACAAATTAATTGTTTCTGAAACAGGAAGATACCGTGTCAAAGTGACAAAAGATGTCTGTGAGGAAAACCCTGAAGATGAAGTTTTTATTCAATTCTATGAAGAAATCGAACTTAACTTACCAAAACAGATCTTTTTATGTGATTTAGAAGAGGTAGGATATGCTTTATTCGATATTAATTCAGTCATTGAACAAGCGCTAATTGAACATCCTGAATCAGAAACTTTAAAGGTAAAATACTATCATTCTCTAGAAGATTTAGAAGCAAAAACCAATGCATTTGAACCTGGTGAATCCTATAAATCCTCAGGAAATGAAACTGTTTTTATCGCTATTTATCGCACTAACAATGAGAGTTGTTCCACGTATTACACCCTTGATTTAAAAATAAGAGAGAATTCAAAGCCTACGGTCGATTTTTCTTATGATGCTCCAGTTTGTATCAATAATTATAACGATCTACCTATTACTGCCGACCCTAATTTTACAAGTGGAGGAACCTTTAGTTATCAAGTTATTCACAGTACTGACCACAATAAAGCGGGTGAATTGGTATTAAATGAAAATACAGGAACAATAGATGTCGCTTTTAGTTCACCAGGTACATATGAGGTTACTTATTTGTATAAAACACCAGAAGGTTTCTGTGGTAGTGATAGTAGTCATACTACTACCCTAACTATTTTCGATCGCTTGGCTATTGATTTCACGGGCTCTTGCTCTAATGAAAGTTACCAATTGAAAGCTATCGATGTGTTAAACACAATAGAGGAAAAAACAACTCTATACAATTGGACTGGTCCAAATGGTTTTACTGCTGATACGAAAGAAATCACAGTATCCTCGGAAGGAGAATACACCCTTTATATCAAAACAAAAGACGGTTGCTATGAAGAAGAAACGATTCGTATTCAACAAGGTGAAATTAATTGTCTAATACCAAAAGGAATATCTCCTAACGGTGATCAAGTGAATGATAGTTTTGATCTTTCTAACTATGAGGTAATGAGTTTAAAGATATTTAATCGATACGGAAGTGAAGTCTACTCCCATGGTTTAGGTTATAAAAAGCAATGGACGGGTCAAAATAAATCGGGGAATCAATTACCATCAGGAACCTATTATTATGTGATCGAAATAGCACAGCAAACCCTGACAGGTTGGGTACAAGTTAATTATTAA
- a CDS encoding OmpA family protein, translated as MKIRKVYLALLLGGFLFTQNVSAQEPIKTPLEIADEHYKHYEFVDAAKVYQKLIRGAKTDNYIYLQLADCYYNVFNTVEAAKYYGKALEKNPDLDSELYYRYAQMLKASGRYDSSNAAMRKFSERNPEDQRAIAFMREPDYIPRLRAQEELFTFEESGINDRQGNDFGAFLTVGDTLYFASTRKGNKSKNKYGWDNQGYLDIFQAKYKNAEDPLYDVEPVSELNTKYHDGPATVTGDGQTMYFATESFRAGKFTKNKAKLVKLGKVSVFRATKKKGKWTDFEPVPFNGSDYSVSNPSVSKDGRTLYFSSDMPGTMGSTDIWKVDIDEEGNYGTPVNMGSQINTEGRESFPFISEEGKLYFASDSRKGFGGLDVYVVDLAIPQAEPKNLGSPINTAKDDFAFSFYPGKDIGFFSTNRIGRDDIYKAKPVCNTEMYVTVTHKDTGQLLPGARVDIYDDRKNLVETKFADQRGIVEYVVDCGKFYHLQVDMDDFEGKSVEVPLNRKGGRQLVQVGLRPIEVLVTKDEIILGEVYFEFDRFNITQQGALELDKLVKVMKRNPQMRIKVGSHTDNRGSATYNQKLSENRAKTTVQYVLSKGIEGYRLESQGYGPSVPKIDCKANCTEEDHAINRRSEFVILK; from the coding sequence ATGAAAATAAGAAAGGTTTATTTAGCACTGTTATTGGGTGGATTTTTATTCACTCAAAATGTTAGTGCCCAAGAGCCAATAAAAACTCCTTTAGAGATTGCAGATGAGCATTACAAGCACTACGAGTTTGTAGATGCAGCAAAGGTTTATCAGAAGTTAATCCGCGGGGCGAAGACAGATAATTATATTTATTTACAATTAGCGGATTGTTATTACAATGTGTTTAATACGGTCGAGGCAGCAAAATACTATGGCAAAGCTTTAGAAAAGAACCCAGATTTAGATTCTGAGTTGTACTATCGCTACGCACAGATGTTAAAAGCTAGTGGACGTTATGATTCGTCCAATGCGGCAATGCGTAAATTCTCAGAGCGCAATCCCGAGGACCAACGCGCTATCGCCTTTATGCGTGAGCCGGATTATATTCCTCGCTTACGCGCACAAGAGGAGCTTTTTACCTTTGAAGAGTCTGGAATCAACGACCGTCAAGGGAATGATTTTGGCGCCTTTTTAACGGTAGGAGATACGCTTTATTTTGCCTCTACGCGCAAAGGCAATAAGTCTAAGAACAAATACGGCTGGGACAACCAAGGGTATTTAGATATCTTTCAAGCGAAATACAAAAACGCTGAAGATCCGTTGTATGATGTAGAACCCGTATCGGAGTTGAACACGAAGTATCACGATGGACCAGCTACAGTAACAGGAGATGGTCAGACGATGTACTTTGCTACGGAGAGTTTCCGCGCCGGAAAGTTTACCAAGAACAAAGCTAAGTTGGTAAAGCTTGGTAAGGTTAGCGTATTTAGAGCTACGAAGAAAAAGGGTAAATGGACGGATTTCGAACCTGTACCGTTCAATGGCAGCGATTACTCGGTAAGTAACCCAAGTGTGAGCAAAGATGGACGTACGTTGTACTTTTCATCTGATATGCCAGGCACCATGGGTAGCACAGATATCTGGAAAGTGGATATCGATGAAGAGGGTAACTATGGAACACCCGTGAATATGGGTAGCCAAATCAATACAGAAGGACGCGAATCGTTTCCTTTTATCTCCGAAGAGGGCAAGTTGTACTTTGCTTCTGATTCCCGCAAAGGGTTTGGAGGATTGGACGTTTACGTAGTAGACTTGGCCATTCCCCAAGCAGAACCGAAGAATTTAGGATCGCCGATCAATACGGCCAAAGACGATTTCGCCTTTTCTTTTTACCCCGGTAAAGACATTGGATTCTTCTCAACGAACCGCATTGGTCGCGATGATATTTACAAAGCCAAACCAGTTTGTAATACGGAGATGTATGTGACGGTAACACACAAGGATACCGGACAGCTTTTACCAGGAGCTCGCGTAGATATTTACGACGATCGCAAGAACTTAGTTGAGACGAAGTTTGCAGATCAGCGTGGAATTGTGGAATACGTTGTAGATTGTGGTAAATTTTACCACTTACAGGTAGACATGGATGACTTTGAAGGGAAGTCGGTAGAGGTTCCATTGAACCGCAAAGGAGGTCGTCAATTAGTTCAGGTTGGCTTGAGACCTATTGAAGTACTCGTGACCAAAGACGAGATCATCCTAGGAGAGGTTTATTTTGAATTTGACCGATTCAACATCACCCAACAAGGTGCTTTGGAGTTGGATAAATTGGTAAAAGTAATGAAGCGCAATCCACAGATGCGCATCAAGGTAGGTTCTCATACGGACAATCGCGGAAGCGCGACGTACAACCAGAAGTTGTCTGAGAATCGCGCGAAAACGACGGTTCAATATGTGTTGTCAAAAGGCATTGAAGGCTATCGTTTAGAATCACAAGGCTACGGACCAAGTGTACCGAAGATTGATTGTAAAGCGAACTGCACCGAAGAAGACCACGCCATCAACAGACGCAGTGAGTTTGTAATTTTAAAATAG